One genomic region from Eptesicus fuscus isolate TK198812 chromosome 18, DD_ASM_mEF_20220401, whole genome shotgun sequence encodes:
- the PLCD1 gene encoding 1-phosphatidylinositol 4,5-bisphosphate phosphodiesterase delta-1 — translation MDSGRDFLTLHGLQNDEDLQALLKGTQLLKVKSNSWRRERFYKLQEDCKTIWQESRKVMRSPESQLFSIEDIQEVRMGHRTEGLEKFARDVPEDRCFSIVFKDQRNTLDLIASSPADAQHWVQGLRKIIHHSGSMDQQQKLQHWIHSCLRKADKNKDNKMSFKELQNFLKELNIQVDDSYARKIFRECDHSQTDSLEDEEIEAFYKMLTQRREIDRTFEEAAGSGQRLSVDQLVSFLQHQQREEAAGPALALSLIERYEPNETAKAQRQMTKDGFLMYLLSADGSAFNLAHRRVYQDMGQPLSHYLVSSSHNTYLLEDQLKGPSSTEAYIRALCKGCRCLELDCWDGPNQEPIIYHGYTFTSKILFCDVLRAIRDYAFKASPYPVILSLENHCSLEQQRVMARHLSTILGSMLLDRPLDGATTSLPSPEQLKGKILLKGKKLGGLLPPSGEGGPEAIVVSDEDEAAEMEDEAVRTRVQHTPKEDKLRLVKELSDMVIYCKSVHFRGFSSPGSPGQAFYEMASFSENRVLRLLQESGNSLVRHNVNHLSRIYPAGWRTDSSNYSPVEMWNGGCQIVALNFQTPGPEMDVYQGRFQDNGACGYVLKPAFLRDPNSTFNPRSLAQGPWWIRKRLNIRVITGQQLPKVNKSKNSIVDPKVTVEVHGVGRDAASRQTAVVTNNGFNPWWDTEFEFDVAVPELALVRFVVEDYDASSKNDFIGQSTIPLNSLKQGYRHVHLLSKSGDQHPSATLFVKVSLQG, via the exons ATGGACTCGGGCCGGGACTTCCTGACCCTGCACG GCCTACAGAATGACGAGGACCTCCAGGCGCTGCTGAAGGGCACCCAGCTCCTGAAGGTGAAGTCCAACTCATGGCGGCGAGAGCGCTTCTACAAGCTGCAGGAGGACTGCAAGACCATCTGGCAGGAGTCCCGCAAGGTCATGCGGAGCCCCGAGTCCCAGCTGT TCTCCATCGAGGACATTCAGGAGGTACGGATGGGACACCGCACGGAGGGCCTGGAGAAGTTTGCCCGTGACGTGCCCGAGGACCGCTGCTTCTCCATTGTCTTTAAAGACCAGCGAAACACACTAGACCTCATCGCCTCATCCCCAGCTGACGCCCAGCACTGGGTGCAGGGTCTGCGCAAGATCATCCACCACTCAGGCTCCATGGACCAGCAGCAGAAGCTGCAGCA CTGGATTCACTCCTGCTTGCGAAAAGCTGACAAAAACAAGGATAACAAGATGAGCTTCAAGGAACTGCAGAACTTCCTGAAGGAGCTCAACATCCAGGTGGACGACAGCTACGCCCGGAAGATCTTCAGG GAATGTGACCACTCCCAGACAGACTCCTTGGAGGACGAGGAGATTGAGGCCTTCTACAAGATGCTGACCCAGCGGAGGGAGATCGACCGCACCTTCGAGGAGGCTGCGGGCTCGGGGCAGAGGCTGTCCGTGGATCAGTTAGTGAGCTTCCTGCAGCACCAGCAGCGGGAGGAGGCGGCCGGGCCTGCCCTGGCCCTCTCCCTCATTGAGCGCTACGAGCCCAACGAGACTG ccaAGGCACAGCGGCAGATGACCAAGGACGGCTTCCTCATGTACCTGCTCTCGGCCGACGGCAGCGCCTTCAACCTGGCGCACCGGCGGGTCTACCAGGACATGGGCCAGCCGCTCAGCCACTACCTGGTGTCCTCCTCGCACAACACTTACCTGCTGGAGGACCAGCTCAAGGGGCCCAGCAGCACCGAGGCCTACATCCG GGCGCTGTGCAAAGGCTGCCGCTGCCTGGAGCTGGACTGCTGGGACGGACCCAACCAGGAGCCCATCATCTACCACGGCTACACCTTCACCTCCAAGATCCTCTTCTGCGACGTGCTCAGAGCCATTCGGGACTACGCCTTCAAG GCGTCCCCCTACCCCGTCATCCTGTCCCTGGAGAACCACTGCAGTTTGGAGCAGCAGCGCGTGATGGCGCGACACCTGAGCACTATTCTGGGCTCCATGCTGCTGGACCGGCCGCTGGATGGGGCCACCACCAGCCTCCCATCCCCTGAG CAACTGAAGGGGAAGATCTTGCTGAAGGGAAAGAAGCTTGGgggactcctgccccccagcggggaaGGTGGCCCTGAGGCCATTGTCGTGTCGGACGAGGATGAGGCCGCCGAGATGGAGGATGAGGCCGTGAGGACCCGAGTGCAGCACACGCCCAAG GAGGACAAGCTCAGGCTAGTGAAGGAGCTCTCTGACATGGTCATTTACTGTAAGAGCGTCCACTTCCGGGGCTTCTCCAGCCCTGGCAGCCCGGGGCAGGCCTTCTACGAGATGGCGTCCTTCTCCGAGAACCGTGTCCTCCGACTGCTCCAAGAATCAG GAAACAGCCTTGTCCGCCACAACGTGAACCACCTGAGCAGGATCTACCCTGCTGGGTGGAGAACCGACTCCTCCAACTACAGCCCCGTGGAGATGTGGAACGGGGGCTGCCAGATCG TGGCCTTGAACTTCCAGACCCCTGGGCCAGAGATGGACGTCTATCAGGGCCGCTTCCAGGACAACGGGGCCTGTGGGTACGTGCTGAAGCCTGCCTTCCTGCGAGACCCCAACTCCACCTTCAACCCGCGCAGCCTGGCTCAGGGGCCCTGGTGGATTCGGAAGCGGCTCAACATCCGG GTCAtcacagggcagcagctgccgaaAGTCAACAAGAGTAAGAATTCGATTGTGGACCCCAAGGTGACGGTGGAGGTCCACGGCGTGGGCCGGGACGCGGCCAGCCGCCAGACCGCCGTGGTCACCAACAACG GTTTCAACCCGTGGTGGGACACGGAGTTTGAGTTTGACGTGGCGGTGCCCGAGCTGGCCCTCGTGCGCTTCGTGGTCGAGGACTACGACGCCTCCTCCAAGAACGACTTCATCGGCCAGAGCACCATCCCCCTGAACAGCCTCAAGCAGG